Proteins encoded by one window of Tunturibacter psychrotolerans:
- a CDS encoding ABC transporter permease produces the protein MAAVGVGLLIAFVICAVFAPWLAPQDPARLDLTGRLMGPSWAHWFGTDELGRDILSRTLFGARISLVVAVSVVGLSLAVGLVAGGLAGFYGGWTDTVVNIYVTNAFLALPGILLAIAFVAFMGPGLGNVILALAISGWVGYARLVRAQVMAVKEREFVEAARALGATDLRIMTRHILPNILQPLIVQAAIGMAGAVLAEATLSFLGLGVPPPAASWGSMLNDARSHLFDSPHLVFFPAMAVMLCVLSFNFIGDALRDYLDPRTRLRTGL, from the coding sequence CTGGCGGCCGTGGGCGTCGGGCTACTTATCGCGTTTGTGATTTGCGCAGTGTTTGCCCCGTGGCTGGCGCCGCAGGATCCGGCGCGGTTGGATCTGACGGGGCGGCTGATGGGGCCTTCATGGGCGCATTGGTTCGGTACGGATGAGTTGGGGCGGGACATTCTTTCGCGAACTTTGTTTGGCGCGAGGATTTCGCTGGTGGTGGCCGTGAGCGTGGTGGGGCTGTCGCTGGCAGTGGGGCTGGTCGCCGGTGGACTGGCTGGGTTTTATGGCGGATGGACGGACACGGTGGTGAATATCTATGTGACAAATGCATTTCTGGCGTTGCCGGGGATTCTGCTGGCGATTGCGTTTGTTGCGTTCATGGGGCCGGGCCTGGGGAATGTGATTCTGGCGCTGGCGATCTCGGGGTGGGTGGGGTACGCGCGGCTGGTGCGGGCGCAGGTGATGGCGGTGAAGGAGCGGGAGTTTGTTGAAGCTGCGCGGGCGTTGGGGGCGACGGATCTTCGCATCATGACGCGACATATTCTGCCGAATATTCTGCAGCCGCTGATTGTGCAGGCGGCGATTGGGATGGCGGGGGCGGTGCTGGCTGAGGCTACGTTGAGCTTTCTTGGGCTGGGTGTTCCGCCGCCGGCAGCTAGTTGGGGGTCGATGCTGAATGATGCGCGGTCGCATCTGTTCGACTCGCCGCATCTGGTCTTCTTTCCGGCGATGGCGGTGATGCTTTGCGTGCTTTCGTTTAACTTTATCGGGGATGCGCTGCGGGATTATCTCGATCCGCGGACCAGGCTTAGGACTGGGCTGTAA
- a CDS encoding metallophosphoesterase family protein has protein sequence MLIGVISDTHGLLRPEALAALRGVEHILHAGDVGDVAILDALRKIAPVTAIRGNVDTSGACAELPATDVVELGGQLFYLVHSVHDLDINPKAAGVAMVVSGHSHKAKVEVKDGVVYFNPGSAGPRRFSLPVTVGFVTVEDGVEASVMELVVG, from the coding sequence ATGTTGATCGGAGTTATCTCCGACACGCATGGTTTGTTGCGGCCAGAGGCTTTGGCTGCGCTGCGTGGGGTTGAACATATTCTGCATGCGGGCGATGTGGGGGATGTTGCGATTCTCGACGCGCTGCGCAAGATTGCTCCGGTGACTGCCATTCGCGGGAATGTGGATACATCGGGAGCTTGTGCGGAGCTGCCTGCTACGGATGTGGTGGAGTTGGGTGGACAGCTGTTTTATCTGGTGCACTCGGTGCATGACCTGGATATCAACCCCAAGGCGGCTGGGGTGGCGATGGTGGTGAGTGGCCACTCGCATAAGGCCAAGGTTGAAGTTAAGGATGGGGTGGTTTATTTCAATCCGGGGAGCGCGGGGCCGCGGAGATTTTCCCTGCCGGTTACGGTGGGGTTTGTGACTGTGGAGGATGGGGTGGAGGCTAGTGTGATGGAATTGGTGGTTGGGTAG
- a CDS encoding NAD-dependent epimerase/dehydratase family protein, whose amino-acid sequence MKLKGQKAVVCGAGGFIGGHLVQSLLANGVDVIRAVDIKPFDEWYQVSKDVESLSLDLKDKDSCLTAATDAEVIFQLAADMGGMGFIENNKALCMLSVLTNTHMLMAAREKGVARFFYSSSACVYNGEKQTSPDVVALKEEDAYPALPEDGYGWEKLFSERMCRHFEEDYGLQARVARYHNVYGPLGTWTGGREKAPAAVCRKVIEAKHSGKHEIEIWGDGKQTRSFMYIDDCTKGTQMIAESEIHEPLNLGSDELVTINQLVDIAEDIAGIKLKRNYNLSAPKGVNGRNSDNTLIQQKLNWAPSIRLRDGLAKTYAWIEDEILSSKPLAAATR is encoded by the coding sequence ATGAAGCTTAAAGGACAGAAAGCAGTCGTCTGCGGTGCCGGTGGATTCATCGGCGGCCACCTCGTTCAAAGCCTCCTCGCCAACGGCGTCGATGTAATCCGCGCCGTCGACATCAAGCCGTTCGACGAGTGGTATCAAGTATCCAAAGACGTCGAAAGCCTCTCCCTCGACCTCAAAGACAAAGACAGCTGTCTCACCGCCGCCACCGACGCCGAAGTCATCTTTCAGCTCGCTGCCGACATGGGTGGCATGGGCTTCATCGAAAACAACAAAGCCCTCTGCATGCTATCGGTTCTCACCAATACGCACATGCTCATGGCCGCCCGCGAAAAAGGTGTCGCGCGCTTCTTCTACTCCTCATCCGCCTGCGTCTATAACGGCGAAAAGCAGACCAGCCCCGATGTCGTCGCCCTCAAGGAAGAAGACGCCTACCCCGCTCTTCCCGAAGACGGCTACGGCTGGGAGAAGCTCTTCTCCGAGCGCATGTGCCGCCACTTCGAAGAAGACTACGGCCTCCAGGCCCGCGTCGCCCGCTACCACAACGTCTACGGACCGTTAGGCACCTGGACCGGCGGCCGCGAAAAGGCTCCCGCCGCCGTCTGCCGCAAGGTCATTGAAGCCAAGCACTCTGGCAAGCACGAGATCGAGATCTGGGGCGACGGCAAACAGACCCGCTCCTTCATGTACATCGACGACTGCACCAAGGGCACCCAGATGATCGCCGAGAGCGAGATTCACGAGCCCCTCAACCTCGGCTCCGACGAACTCGTTACCATCAACCAACTCGTCGACATCGCCGAAGACATCGCCGGCATCAAGCTCAAGCGCAACTACAACCTCAGCGCTCCAAAGGGCGTCAATGGCCGCAACAGCGACAACACCCTTATCCAGCAGAAGCTCAACTGGGCTCCGTCCATCAGGCTTCGCGACGGCCTCGCCAAGACCTACGCCTGGATCGAAGACGAGATCCTCTCCAGCAAACCCCTCGCAGCCGCCACACGATAG
- a CDS encoding STAS domain-containing protein, translated as MPETPEVAFNCSVENSTENGVKVTTVRCHGRLINQTAGEVRDIVKPLIPQGGIIVIDLNDVTFLDSLGLGTLVGLKVSAINEGYCQLRLENLTPRLQELLKLTNLTKLFGS; from the coding sequence GTGCCCGAGACACCGGAAGTTGCCTTTAATTGCAGTGTAGAGAACTCGACCGAGAATGGCGTGAAGGTGACGACCGTTCGGTGCCACGGCCGTTTAATCAACCAGACGGCAGGTGAAGTAAGAGACATCGTGAAGCCGTTGATACCGCAGGGCGGGATCATCGTGATCGACCTGAACGATGTGACTTTTCTGGACAGCCTGGGACTGGGTACGCTGGTGGGGTTGAAGGTCTCGGCGATCAATGAAGGGTACTGCCAGCTGAGGCTGGAGAACCTGACGCCCCGCCTGCAGGAGCTTCTGAAGCTTACGAATCTCACGAAGCTGTTCGGATCTTAG
- a CDS encoding DUF3011 domain-containing protein: MGVSRAVAALLIVSTSTFTMAQTGGLTCSSDDGGYRYCRADTQNQVQLTRQISGSRCQLGYSWGYDPRGIWVDRGCRAQFTYGRGRSDSGSNTGAAIAGGILGALILGAAVAASKSDNDDGGDHERVNYYNDGYRMGRQDADEGRRDFYQWWSERYTTKYERDFAAGYADGYHNYGRRPPR, from the coding sequence ATGGGGGTCTCTCGTGCAGTCGCTGCTCTTCTGATTGTTTCTACTTCCACATTCACCATGGCCCAAACCGGAGGGCTCACCTGCTCGAGCGACGATGGCGGATACCGCTACTGCCGCGCGGATACGCAGAACCAGGTTCAGTTGACGCGGCAGATCTCGGGTTCGCGATGCCAGTTGGGATACAGCTGGGGGTACGATCCACGCGGCATCTGGGTGGATCGCGGGTGCCGGGCGCAGTTTACCTACGGACGCGGACGAAGCGACAGCGGCAGCAATACGGGCGCCGCCATTGCTGGTGGCATTCTGGGCGCGTTGATTCTTGGGGCGGCGGTGGCCGCGTCGAAATCCGATAACGATGATGGCGGCGATCACGAGCGGGTGAACTACTACAACGATGGATACCGGATGGGACGGCAGGATGCCGATGAGGGGAGGCGCGACTTCTACCAGTGGTGGAGCGAGCGCTATACGACGAAGTACGAGAGGGACTTTGCCGCGGGATATGCCGACGGCTACCACAACTATGGGCGCAGGCCGCCACGATAG
- a CDS encoding mechanosensitive ion channel family protein, with protein MKELRRLAIAIPAALLVLCLAAAWWTRGAMAHMPFLKANGGPAGTHGLVDQRPWQTIESLAPLAVSAEEQSFAHEAARLADHEVDQAFALALREATLQTRTLTGDALAVQERVAQLQDLVKEDKSKVDALTTSVKQPNGTTASSDDLDAAKAQLQLDSDELDDATELLSRASGDKRGQIQQELTARQAAMKKYDTSQSSTSGQIAVLSARRYGTLAGRISAWFDQRSRMTLIRQAKAETDSDVSTLSAKHADFEKRASAAAANINASGTSAPTDTVKDRVARMNQAHTLSQMHSIVEDQLQTQQQLSAVYGKWLAQVQLQHSIVTHLALQSLSLIAFLVLCGVLLATLGGKLLDRLRMEQRRLHTLRTIVILGIQFVTLMLVLLVVFGAPSQVPTILGLGAAGLTVVFQDFILAFFGWFILMGKNGIRVGDWVEINGVGGEVVEIGLFRTALLETGNWTDKGHPTGRRVTFINNFAISGQYFNFSTTGQWMWDEITVNIPPSIDSYKTIEAIHNTVLKQTERDAKLAEQEWQSTTRQNGLSQFKATPSVDMRPAASGVDIVVRYVIRAGDRFEMRNRLYQSVINLLHKSADTSPKANTIDQRELTKV; from the coding sequence ATGAAGGAACTCCGTCGTCTCGCCATCGCAATCCCCGCAGCTCTCCTCGTCCTCTGCCTCGCGGCAGCCTGGTGGACGCGAGGTGCGATGGCCCATATGCCATTTCTCAAAGCCAACGGCGGTCCTGCCGGTACTCACGGCCTCGTCGACCAGCGCCCATGGCAGACCATCGAGTCACTCGCCCCCCTTGCGGTCTCCGCCGAAGAGCAATCCTTCGCCCACGAGGCCGCCCGTCTCGCTGACCATGAAGTCGACCAGGCCTTCGCCCTCGCCCTGCGCGAGGCGACCCTTCAGACCCGCACCCTCACCGGCGATGCCCTCGCAGTTCAGGAAAGAGTCGCCCAGCTCCAGGACCTGGTCAAGGAAGACAAGTCAAAGGTTGACGCGCTCACCACCTCCGTCAAGCAACCCAACGGAACAACCGCAAGCTCCGACGATCTCGACGCCGCCAAAGCGCAGCTCCAACTCGACAGCGACGAACTCGACGATGCCACCGAGCTTCTTTCCCGCGCCAGCGGCGACAAACGCGGCCAGATCCAACAGGAGCTCACTGCCCGCCAGGCGGCGATGAAGAAGTACGACACCTCGCAGTCCAGCACCAGCGGCCAGATTGCTGTCCTCTCCGCCCGCCGCTACGGCACCCTCGCCGGTCGCATTTCGGCGTGGTTCGACCAGCGCAGCCGCATGACTCTCATTCGCCAGGCCAAAGCTGAAACGGATTCCGATGTTTCCACCCTCTCCGCAAAGCACGCCGACTTCGAAAAGAGAGCCTCGGCTGCCGCGGCAAACATCAACGCATCCGGCACCAGTGCACCCACGGACACAGTAAAAGACCGTGTCGCACGCATGAACCAGGCTCACACTCTCTCGCAGATGCACAGCATCGTCGAGGATCAGCTCCAGACCCAGCAGCAACTCTCTGCCGTCTACGGCAAATGGCTCGCCCAGGTCCAACTCCAACACTCGATCGTCACCCACCTCGCGCTGCAATCGCTATCGCTCATTGCGTTTCTTGTCCTCTGCGGTGTCCTCCTCGCCACACTGGGCGGCAAGCTTCTTGATCGCCTGCGCATGGAGCAGCGCCGACTCCACACCCTCCGCACCATAGTCATCCTCGGCATCCAGTTCGTCACGCTCATGCTCGTACTCTTGGTCGTCTTTGGCGCGCCCAGTCAGGTTCCCACTATCCTCGGGCTGGGAGCTGCCGGCCTCACGGTGGTCTTCCAGGACTTCATCCTCGCCTTCTTCGGCTGGTTCATTCTCATGGGGAAAAACGGCATCCGCGTCGGCGATTGGGTCGAGATCAACGGAGTCGGCGGCGAGGTCGTCGAGATCGGCCTCTTCCGCACCGCTCTACTCGAAACCGGCAACTGGACCGACAAGGGCCACCCCACCGGCCGCCGCGTCACCTTCATCAATAATTTCGCCATCTCTGGCCAGTACTTCAACTTCTCCACCACCGGCCAGTGGATGTGGGACGAGATCACAGTCAACATTCCACCGAGCATCGACTCCTACAAGACCATCGAGGCGATTCACAATACAGTCCTGAAGCAAACCGAACGCGACGCCAAGCTCGCCGAGCAGGAGTGGCAGAGCACAACGCGCCAGAATGGCCTCAGCCAGTTCAAGGCCACACCTTCAGTCGATATGCGCCCAGCCGCCTCCGGCGTCGACATCGTCGTCCGCTATGTCATCCGCGCCGGCGACCGCTTCGAGATGCGCAACCGTCTCTACCAGTCCGTCATCAATCTGCTGCATAAATCAGCCGATACATCACCGAAAGCCAACACCATCGATCAACGGGAGTTGACGAAGGTTTGA
- a CDS encoding transporter substrate-binding domain-containing protein, whose translation MKNAVVYPSMQRVAGLVVLLVCAMVAGAQETPAAPAPPILPNTSKEIVVPDRSTADLLAEIKKSGKLRVGVAEIVPWAMHDKDGQLVGFEIDVARKLARDMGVEVEFHPDEFRYLIPDLEANRFDIIIAGFSIEARRALVVNFSEPYNVTDVTIATSKKKGGELKAMEDFNKKGVTIGVVEGMTSEDPAALEFPKASFQTYTEDSALFTDLVAGKLAAAVADSPRLEILAKLYPDAVAVPTVAPLGTFPAAFAVRRGDMDFVNYLNSWIAARKADKWISTRRKYWFKTTDWAANL comes from the coding sequence ATGAAGAACGCTGTTGTTTACCCATCGATGCAACGGGTTGCTGGTTTGGTTGTCCTGCTAGTGTGTGCGATGGTGGCCGGGGCGCAGGAGACGCCCGCGGCGCCGGCGCCGCCGATTCTGCCGAACACCTCGAAGGAGATCGTGGTGCCGGATCGCAGTACTGCGGATCTGCTGGCCGAGATCAAGAAGAGCGGCAAACTGCGAGTGGGTGTGGCGGAGATTGTTCCATGGGCAATGCACGATAAAGACGGACAACTGGTGGGGTTCGAGATCGATGTGGCGAGGAAACTGGCTCGCGACATGGGCGTCGAAGTGGAGTTTCATCCTGATGAGTTTCGCTACTTGATTCCTGATCTTGAGGCCAATCGTTTCGACATTATCATTGCGGGCTTTTCGATTGAGGCACGGCGGGCGCTGGTGGTGAACTTCAGCGAGCCGTACAACGTGACCGATGTGACGATTGCGACGAGCAAAAAAAAAGGCGGCGAGTTGAAGGCGATGGAAGACTTCAACAAGAAGGGTGTGACGATTGGGGTGGTGGAAGGAATGACGTCGGAGGACCCGGCGGCGCTCGAGTTTCCAAAGGCTTCGTTCCAGACCTACACGGAGGACAGTGCACTGTTCACCGATCTGGTTGCTGGAAAACTCGCGGCAGCCGTTGCAGACAGCCCGCGGTTGGAGATTCTTGCGAAGCTCTATCCCGATGCGGTGGCAGTCCCGACAGTAGCTCCGCTTGGAACGTTTCCGGCGGCGTTCGCGGTACGACGCGGAGACATGGACTTCGTGAATTATTTGAACTCGTGGATCGCGGCGCGCAAGGCGGACAAATGGATCAGCACGCGGCGGAAGTACTGGTTCAAGACGACGGACTGGGCGGCCAACCTTTGA